The following proteins come from a genomic window of Cronobacter muytjensii ATCC 51329:
- a CDS encoding MFS transporter yields the protein MLSGHKFLALSGFSLIAAAYGLARFSWGLQLPAVIRDIPMSSTLVGVLSAASFAAYGVASVVASLCTARTGPRLPSLLAGLFAIVGLLILARSPGPLWLLVGVICGGVSSGLVSPPMAEAVNRNVAPPQRPGVNTVINAGTGGGIIVSALAVLLMPGQWRDIWLLFAAVAVVPTLMAMRAMPAGTTGERVSLQRQLAAVRQPALRPPLIVALLSGIVSAAYWSFGPLMFASLADKAARDITLLWLVTGAAGCFGVLTGALIGRVGINTAHRLMQILTLLAFGLLALSYTQPWLCWGVAALYGFAYITLSGVLLVSGVEAAGEFPAAGLGAVFLLLAIGQMAGSALFGALLDSVGAVTALGIFGVLALVALLLPATRAK from the coding sequence TTGCTGTCCGGACATAAATTTCTCGCTCTGAGCGGGTTTTCGCTGATTGCCGCCGCCTATGGCCTGGCGCGTTTCTCCTGGGGATTGCAGTTGCCTGCCGTCATTCGGGATATCCCGATGTCTTCAACGCTCGTCGGCGTGCTGTCGGCGGCGTCGTTCGCGGCGTATGGCGTGGCGAGCGTCGTCGCCTCTCTCTGTACCGCCCGCACCGGCCCCCGCTTACCGTCGCTGCTGGCGGGTCTCTTCGCCATTGTCGGGTTGCTTATCCTGGCGCGGTCGCCCGGCCCGCTCTGGCTGCTGGTGGGAGTGATCTGCGGCGGCGTCAGTTCCGGCCTGGTGTCGCCGCCTATGGCCGAAGCGGTGAACCGGAATGTCGCGCCGCCACAGCGCCCCGGCGTCAATACGGTTATCAATGCCGGTACAGGCGGGGGAATTATCGTCTCCGCGCTTGCCGTACTGCTGATGCCGGGCCAGTGGCGCGATATCTGGCTGCTGTTTGCGGCTGTAGCGGTTGTCCCGACGCTGATGGCGATGCGCGCTATGCCAGCGGGCACTACCGGCGAGCGCGTCTCGTTGCAGCGCCAGCTTGCGGCAGTCCGACAGCCCGCGCTGCGCCCGCCGCTGATCGTCGCGCTGTTAAGCGGGATCGTTAGCGCCGCGTACTGGTCTTTCGGGCCGCTGATGTTTGCCTCACTTGCCGATAAAGCCGCGCGCGACATCACGCTGCTGTGGCTGGTGACCGGCGCGGCGGGATGCTTCGGGGTTCTTACCGGCGCACTGATCGGACGCGTCGGGATTAATACGGCTCACCGGCTGATGCAAATCCTTACGCTGCTCGCCTTCGGCCTGCTGGCGCTCTCTTATACGCAGCCGTGGCTGTGCTGGGGCGTGGCGGCGCTGTATGGGTTTGCGTATATCACGCTCTCCGGCGTGTTGCTGGTGAGCGGCGTGGAGGCGGCGGGCGAGTTCCCGGCTGCCGGGCTTGGCGCGGTGTTTCTGCTGCTGGCGATTGGCCAGATGGCGGGCTCCGCGCTGTTTGGCGCACTGCTTGATAGCGTCGGCGCAGTCACGGCGCTGGGTATTTTTGGCGTCCTGGCGCTGGTGGCGCTCCTGTTACCGGCGACGCGCGCGAAATAA
- a CDS encoding STAS domain-containing protein, protein MNLETEHLDGVSVITPVARRLDASVAAAFRQGVSEEIARTTGGLIIDFSRVDFIDSSCLGTLIALFKQMNGKGEMALCSLNNNIMNMFKLTRMDRVFVLCADRAAALARLKG, encoded by the coding sequence ATGAATCTTGAAACTGAACATCTGGACGGCGTAAGCGTGATAACGCCCGTGGCGCGTCGGCTTGACGCTTCGGTGGCGGCCGCATTTCGCCAGGGCGTAAGCGAAGAGATAGCCCGCACCACCGGCGGGTTGATTATCGATTTCTCGCGCGTGGATTTTATCGACAGTAGCTGTCTCGGCACGCTGATTGCGCTCTTTAAGCAGATGAACGGCAAAGGGGAGATGGCGCTCTGTTCGCTGAATAACAACATCATGAACATGTTCAAACTCACCCGCATGGACAGGGTATTTGTGCTCTGCGCCGATCGCGCCGCCGCGCTCGCCCGGCTAAAAGGATAA
- a CDS encoding PQQ-dependent sugar dehydrogenase, which yields MNNIHRLALAVSLGVLLAGCDNSATLDPQKQVGPNPELPEAKNFLLPPMQVPEGVAWKEGEMPTVAQGLKIEKIADGLMHPRQVYVLPNNDILVAESNGTPKPTTRPKQLIMGIVQKASGKGGPGGNRITLLRNVNGKWEKHTFIENLNAPFGIQLTGNTLWVANADSLVKFPYQEGQTEIRTPGEEVTELPGGPINHHWTKALLASPDGSKLYVGVGSNSNVTENGIGAEYRRAAVLEVDAATGASRIYASGLRNPTGLQWEPQSGKLWAIVNERDEIGSDLVPDYMTSVQEKGFYGWPYSYFGQHVDERAKPPRPDLVEKAIKPDYALGSHVAPLGLHFYTGENMPQYRGGAFISEHGSWNRSPLNGYQVVWVKFENGKPVGMPQPVVTGFLTDDQKQVRGLPVGVAQDKNGALLIADDAGNAIWRVSAAQ from the coding sequence ATGAACAACATTCATCGACTCGCGCTTGCCGTTTCGCTGGGCGTTTTACTCGCCGGCTGTGATAACAGCGCCACGCTCGACCCGCAAAAACAGGTCGGGCCAAACCCGGAACTGCCGGAGGCGAAAAATTTCCTGCTGCCGCCGATGCAGGTGCCGGAAGGCGTCGCGTGGAAAGAGGGCGAGATGCCCACAGTGGCGCAGGGCCTGAAGATTGAAAAAATCGCCGACGGGCTGATGCATCCGCGTCAGGTCTATGTGCTGCCGAATAACGATATTCTGGTGGCGGAATCCAACGGCACGCCGAAGCCCACCACCCGTCCCAAACAGCTGATTATGGGCATCGTACAGAAGGCATCCGGCAAGGGCGGGCCTGGCGGTAACCGCATTACGCTGCTGCGTAACGTTAACGGCAAATGGGAAAAACATACCTTCATCGAAAATCTCAACGCGCCGTTCGGCATCCAGCTTACCGGCAATACGCTGTGGGTGGCGAACGCCGACAGCCTGGTGAAATTCCCGTATCAGGAAGGGCAAACCGAGATCCGCACGCCGGGCGAAGAGGTGACCGAACTGCCCGGCGGGCCGATTAACCATCACTGGACGAAAGCGCTGCTGGCAAGCCCGGACGGCAGCAAGCTCTACGTGGGCGTGGGCTCGAACAGTAACGTGACGGAAAACGGCATCGGCGCGGAATACCGTCGCGCGGCGGTGCTGGAGGTGGACGCCGCTACCGGCGCGAGCCGTATCTACGCAAGCGGCCTGCGTAACCCGACTGGCCTGCAGTGGGAGCCGCAGAGCGGCAAGCTGTGGGCTATCGTCAATGAGCGCGATGAGATCGGCTCCGACCTGGTGCCCGATTACATGACCTCAGTGCAGGAGAAGGGCTTTTACGGCTGGCCGTACAGCTATTTTGGCCAGCACGTGGATGAGCGCGCCAAACCGCCGCGCCCGGATCTGGTAGAGAAAGCCATCAAGCCTGACTATGCGCTTGGCTCGCATGTCGCACCGCTCGGTCTGCATTTCTATACGGGCGAGAATATGCCGCAGTATCGCGGCGGCGCGTTCATCAGCGAGCACGGTAGCTGGAACCGCTCGCCGCTCAACGGTTATCAGGTCGTATGGGTGAAATTTGAAAACGGCAAACCGGTGGGCATGCCGCAGCCGGTCGTCACTGGCTTTCTGACGGACGATCAGAAGCAGGTGCGCGGGCTGCCGGTCGGCGTCGCGCAGGATAAAAACGGCGCGCTGCTGATTGCCGATGACGCCGGTAACGCCATCTGGCGCGTGAGCGCCGCGCAGTAA
- a CDS encoding MerR family transcriptional regulator: MELTIGKLAKATGVSARAIRHYHNNGLLTAVRACNGYRYFDSKAITQVRQIQRLIATGFSVAEIRAFPDCMLLIEGASFCPETQAVQYQRLKDIEEQIIELEQRKARLLAALRQNNDTGALK; the protein is encoded by the coding sequence ATGGAACTGACAATCGGTAAACTGGCAAAAGCGACAGGCGTCAGCGCGCGCGCCATCCGGCATTATCACAATAATGGGCTGCTTACGGCAGTACGCGCCTGTAACGGCTATCGCTATTTCGACAGCAAGGCCATTACGCAGGTGCGCCAGATCCAGCGGTTAATCGCAACCGGCTTTAGCGTGGCTGAGATCCGCGCCTTTCCCGACTGCATGCTGTTGATTGAAGGCGCATCATTCTGTCCGGAAACCCAGGCCGTACAGTATCAGCGTCTGAAAGATATTGAAGAACAGATAATCGAGCTCGAGCAGCGTAAAGCGCGCCTGCTGGCAGCGCTGCGCCAGAATAACGACACCGGCGCGTTAAAATAA
- a CDS encoding alpha/beta fold hydrolase produces MPVMIYRTFISLWLFIATVTLAHARSYTVTAPDGVTIAVQESGDPDGKPIIFLHGLLGSHLNWSRQLADPQLQRFRLITFDLRGHGLSDKPDNDNAYREGRRWGADLAAVIEKSGAPRPVLVGWSLGGAVITSYLAEYSDSRIAGALYVGGVVELTPALIPAHPAIYRNMTAADLLTHLDGEREFLRLCFYQQPDRDTFERLLANAAMASWIMQRNVPQIMVPAEKALSAARVPLLFIYGQHDALVNPQASLKRAKALNPRIQSEWYARSGHAPFIEEAARFNAQLAAFVQATAR; encoded by the coding sequence ATGCCTGTAATGATCTACCGGACGTTTATCAGCCTGTGGTTGTTTATCGCCACCGTGACCTTAGCTCACGCGCGTAGCTATACGGTGACCGCGCCGGATGGCGTCACGATTGCCGTACAGGAAAGCGGCGACCCAGACGGCAAACCGATAATTTTTCTGCACGGGCTGCTGGGCAGCCACCTGAACTGGAGCCGACAGCTTGCCGACCCGCAACTGCAGCGCTTTCGACTGATAACCTTTGATCTGCGCGGCCACGGGCTTTCCGACAAGCCTGATAACGACAATGCGTATCGCGAGGGCAGGCGATGGGGAGCCGATCTCGCCGCGGTGATTGAAAAAAGCGGCGCGCCGCGACCGGTGCTGGTTGGCTGGTCTCTGGGTGGCGCGGTTATCACATCTTATCTTGCTGAGTACAGCGACAGCCGGATTGCCGGCGCGTTATACGTGGGCGGTGTGGTGGAGTTAACACCCGCGCTGATTCCCGCGCATCCCGCAATTTATCGCAACATGACGGCGGCAGATTTACTCACGCACCTTGACGGCGAACGCGAATTTTTGCGGCTCTGTTTTTATCAGCAACCCGACCGGGACACCTTTGAGCGTCTGCTGGCCAACGCGGCAATGGCGTCCTGGATAATGCAGCGCAACGTGCCGCAGATAATGGTGCCCGCAGAAAAAGCGCTGAGCGCCGCGCGTGTGCCGTTGCTGTTTATCTACGGCCAGCATGACGCGCTGGTTAACCCGCAGGCGTCGCTGAAAAGAGCGAAAGCGCTCAATCCACGCATACAGTCAGAATGGTATGCACGTTCCGGCCATGCGCCATTTATTGAAGAAGCCGCGCGGTTTAACGCGCAGCTGGCAGCATTTGTTCAGGCGACGGCGCGCTAA
- a CDS encoding DUF2231 domain-containing protein, with translation MHPHTTSRSPAVAVALYELLNPIPLGFFVAAWIFDIIYMKSFVLMWTHAASWLIAIGLVVAIIPRLISLGQIWPGRRHLHGPAQRLHFWLNLVAIVLAIVNAFIHSRDAYAVVPAGVILSTLVVALMLLANVQLALRQRTA, from the coding sequence ATGCACCCTCACACGACCTCACGATCCCCGGCAGTTGCCGTGGCGCTGTATGAACTGCTCAACCCCATTCCCTTAGGCTTTTTCGTAGCCGCGTGGATTTTCGACATCATCTACATGAAAAGTTTTGTGCTGATGTGGACGCACGCCGCCAGCTGGCTCATCGCCATCGGGCTGGTGGTCGCCATTATCCCGCGACTGATAAGCCTCGGGCAGATCTGGCCTGGGCGTCGCCATCTGCACGGCCCGGCGCAGCGGCTGCATTTCTGGCTGAACCTGGTCGCGATTGTGCTGGCTATCGTTAACGCCTTTATTCACAGTCGTGATGCTTACGCCGTGGTGCCTGCGGGCGTCATTCTCTCTACGCTGGTCGTGGCGCTGATGCTGCTCGCCAATGTTCAACTCGCGTTACGCCAACGCACTGCTTAA
- a CDS encoding GrpB family protein: MPARLITLESYNPAWPDRFSKEANWLRASLGKVVVAVHHIGSTSVPGLTAKPVIDILLEVADIAALDACADTMQGLGYTPRGEYGIPGRRYFVKGDAARTHHIHAFRTGNAHITRHLAFRDYLRAHEEIAREYEALKLAAARDSGYQSVLYSALKNEFIATHERQALAQ, from the coding sequence ATGCCCGCACGATTAATCACGCTTGAGTCGTATAACCCGGCCTGGCCGGATCGTTTCAGTAAAGAAGCAAACTGGCTGCGCGCCTCGCTCGGCAAGGTTGTTGTGGCCGTTCATCATATTGGCAGTACGTCAGTACCGGGGCTTACAGCCAAACCGGTTATCGACATCCTGCTTGAGGTGGCTGATATAGCCGCGCTCGATGCATGCGCTGATACCATGCAGGGGCTGGGCTACACGCCGCGCGGCGAATACGGTATACCGGGCAGGCGTTACTTTGTGAAAGGCGACGCCGCACGCACGCATCATATTCATGCTTTCCGTACCGGCAACGCGCATATTACGCGCCACCTGGCGTTTCGCGATTATCTGCGCGCCCATGAGGAAATCGCGCGGGAATATGAAGCGCTGAAACTGGCCGCCGCCCGCGACAGCGGGTATCAGTCTGTTCTCTACAGCGCGCTGAAAAACGAATTTATTGCAACGCATGAGCGGCAGGCGCTGGCGCAGTGA
- a CDS encoding cupin domain-containing protein: MNLLLNFPDAAQRREAETFETLIERPALRVERIVSTGQASPPGFWYCQAQGEWLALIAGRAALRFEDGDEVTLHPGDCLNIPARRKHRVEWTDATAPTVWLAVFYDES; this comes from the coding sequence ATGAATTTACTACTCAATTTCCCCGATGCCGCGCAGCGGCGCGAGGCAGAGACGTTCGAAACCCTGATAGAACGCCCGGCGCTGCGGGTGGAGCGTATCGTCTCAACCGGCCAGGCAAGCCCGCCCGGTTTCTGGTACTGCCAGGCGCAGGGCGAATGGCTGGCGCTTATCGCAGGCCGCGCCGCGCTGCGCTTTGAAGACGGCGACGAAGTTACGCTACACCCCGGCGACTGCCTGAATATCCCGGCGCGGCGTAAACACCGCGTGGAGTGGACCGACGCCACCGCGCCAACCGTCTGGCTGGCGGTATTTTACGACGAGTCGTAA
- a CDS encoding DUF1493 family protein, which translates to MTSDSLEARVSTLVRKHHGFYLFGKPELTEQTDLDVDLQLDDDDALELMEDFFTTFRVARGNFSITTYYPPDPPLSVRCPNESNERRDAVSVSACQRVSDQGDDDDR; encoded by the coding sequence ATGACAAGCGACAGCCTTGAAGCGCGGGTTTCTACGCTCGTAAGAAAGCATCACGGTTTTTACCTCTTCGGGAAACCTGAACTGACAGAACAGACCGATCTGGATGTCGACCTGCAGCTGGACGATGACGACGCGCTGGAGCTGATGGAGGATTTCTTCACGACGTTTCGCGTGGCGCGCGGGAATTTCTCCATTACCACATACTATCCGCCCGATCCGCCGCTGAGCGTAAGGTGTCCGAACGAAAGCAATGAGCGCAGAGACGCTGTCAGCGTGTCAGCGTGTCAGCGTGTCAGCGACCAGGGCGATGATGACGACCGATAA
- a CDS encoding NlpC/P60 family protein: MEFRATAFFALLFCTYLTGCATKAPKPEAVAPHPAATANSQRPDLIPVIAALHDQMNTWHNTPYEWGGTERDGIDCSGFVWRTLHDRFNLPMARVTTHELIQMGKGVDKNKLRPGDLVFFRIKGALHVGFYDSDRQFIHASTSKGVTRSSLDNPYWKTVYLEARRLPDNISSVVTLNHNTTPDLASNRS; encoded by the coding sequence ATGGAATTCCGCGCCACCGCTTTTTTTGCCCTACTCTTTTGTACTTATCTGACAGGATGCGCAACCAAAGCCCCAAAACCTGAAGCTGTCGCCCCGCATCCTGCGGCCACTGCCAACAGCCAGCGCCCCGATTTGATCCCGGTTATCGCGGCATTGCATGATCAGATGAATACCTGGCACAACACGCCCTATGAATGGGGCGGCACAGAGCGCGACGGCATCGACTGCTCTGGTTTTGTCTGGCGTACCTTACATGACCGCTTTAATCTGCCGATGGCGCGCGTCACCACCCATGAATTAATTCAGATGGGCAAAGGGGTCGATAAAAATAAACTGCGGCCTGGCGATCTGGTATTTTTCCGTATTAAGGGCGCGCTGCATGTGGGCTTCTATGATTCCGACCGGCAGTTTATTCACGCCTCCACCAGTAAAGGCGTAACCCGCTCCTCTTTAGATAATCCTTACTGGAAAACCGTTTATTTAGAAGCGCGTCGGTTGCCGGATAATATCAGTTCGGTGGTCACGCTGAATCACAATACAACGCCGGATCTCGCCAGTAACCGCTCCTGA
- a CDS encoding helix-turn-helix domain-containing protein yields MTRKVNIMTDSGADADYLSLALAQRLKAWRKAHKVTLDALSQRAGVSKGMLVELEKAAANPSIAILCKIAAALGLSVADLLDVASQPAARLIDAGSIPVLWRGENGGTARLLAGTSGPNMVELWRWEMPLGEAFSSAGHPHGTTELLHVEHGVLTLVIDEEPVQVPAGSSAVARTDAPHRYVNAHNAPLIFTMTVYEPH; encoded by the coding sequence GTGACCCGCAAAGTCAATATAATGACTGATTCAGGTGCAGATGCTGACTATCTGAGCCTCGCGCTGGCACAGCGCTTAAAAGCCTGGCGTAAAGCGCACAAAGTGACGCTGGACGCGCTCTCGCAGCGCGCAGGCGTCAGTAAAGGAATGCTGGTTGAGCTGGAAAAAGCGGCTGCGAACCCCAGTATCGCCATTTTATGTAAGATTGCCGCCGCGCTGGGGCTGTCGGTGGCCGATCTCCTGGATGTGGCGAGTCAGCCTGCGGCGCGGCTGATTGATGCCGGGTCGATTCCGGTGTTATGGCGCGGAGAAAACGGCGGAACGGCGCGGCTCCTTGCCGGTACAAGCGGCCCGAATATGGTCGAGCTGTGGCGCTGGGAGATGCCGCTGGGCGAGGCTTTTAGCTCAGCGGGGCACCCGCACGGCACGACGGAACTGCTGCATGTTGAGCATGGTGTGCTGACGCTCGTGATTGATGAAGAGCCTGTTCAGGTGCCTGCCGGGTCGTCTGCGGTGGCCCGTACCGATGCGCCGCACCGCTACGTCAATGCGCATAATGCGCCGCTGATTTTTACCATGACGGTATATGAGCCGCACTGA
- a CDS encoding ATP-binding protein: MSDVLTFPARLEALGPIADALAQFMASLPVNDSWRFALDLAVCEAAANVIRHALDEIPTREFTVEFQREGECARVIFTDDGNAIPDGKLDEARQAAQDDDAALMCEGGRGLMLIVACVDDVRYSAGALNRLTLSKQFTGDVVT; encoded by the coding sequence ATGAGCGACGTCCTGACGTTCCCGGCGCGCCTGGAGGCACTCGGCCCGATCGCCGATGCGCTCGCACAGTTTATGGCGTCGCTGCCGGTGAACGACAGCTGGCGTTTCGCGCTGGATTTAGCGGTTTGCGAGGCGGCGGCGAACGTCATCCGCCACGCGCTGGACGAGATCCCGACGCGTGAGTTTACCGTGGAGTTTCAGCGCGAGGGCGAGTGCGCGCGCGTCATTTTCACTGATGACGGCAACGCCATTCCTGACGGCAAACTCGACGAGGCCCGTCAGGCGGCGCAGGACGACGACGCGGCGCTAATGTGTGAAGGCGGGCGAGGGTTGATGCTGATAGTCGCGTGCGTCGATGACGTCCGGTACAGCGCCGGTGCGCTAAATCGCCTGACGCTCAGCAAGCAGTTTACTGGTGACGTTGTCACTTAA
- a CDS encoding EAL and HDOD domain-containing protein, whose amino-acid sequence MYSFIARQPIFDASLNTVAYELLYRDGLTNAFPKVSAEFATSQLLADHFLVTPLQRLSGNHTSFINFPYEMIVNGLALSLPRHKVVIEILEDSTPDNALFTTVRDMYERGYCFALDDFTLESEWSRFLPYISVIKFDIQATSVNQIKAFLKNHPNLRCKLLAEKVERREELEQYQKLGFHLFQGYFYSKPELIKTKKLPEQKVFILELIREVNAARPDIAKIETLISRDVALTYKLMRYVNNIKYQHNYHANAESLPFRSIFAFLGLYELKRFITILAVTHISDPSVSELYNVSLVYGRFCELAAHRIGGVSEDDAFIAGLFSRLDAIMDIPMETLLEQIYVSKEVKKALLNREGIPGTLVRLCEAFERADWLQVVVVAKELNLTERDIIDMTHEAVKWGDTLI is encoded by the coding sequence ATGTATTCCTTCATAGCGCGACAGCCTATCTTTGATGCGTCGCTGAACACGGTGGCCTATGAGCTGCTCTACCGGGACGGACTGACGAATGCCTTCCCGAAAGTCTCCGCCGAGTTCGCCACCAGCCAGCTGCTCGCCGATCATTTTCTGGTAACGCCGTTACAGCGTCTTTCCGGCAACCATACGTCGTTTATCAATTTCCCGTATGAGATGATCGTCAACGGGCTGGCGCTGTCGCTGCCGCGCCACAAAGTGGTGATTGAAATCCTGGAAGACAGCACGCCGGATAACGCGCTGTTTACAACCGTGCGCGACATGTATGAGCGGGGCTACTGCTTTGCGCTGGACGATTTTACGCTGGAGAGCGAATGGAGCCGGTTTCTGCCGTATATCAGCGTCATCAAGTTTGATATTCAGGCGACAAGCGTTAATCAGATCAAAGCGTTTTTGAAAAATCATCCCAACCTGCGCTGCAAACTGCTGGCTGAAAAAGTTGAGCGCCGCGAAGAGCTGGAGCAGTATCAGAAACTTGGCTTTCATCTTTTCCAGGGCTATTTCTACAGCAAGCCGGAACTTATCAAAACCAAAAAGCTTCCTGAACAAAAAGTCTTTATTCTTGAGTTGATTCGCGAGGTCAATGCCGCCCGCCCGGATATCGCCAAGATAGAAACGCTCATCAGCCGGGATGTCGCGCTGACTTATAAGCTGATGCGCTATGTGAATAACATCAAATATCAGCATAACTACCACGCCAACGCCGAATCGCTGCCGTTTCGCAGCATTTTTGCGTTTCTCGGGCTCTATGAGCTGAAAAGGTTTATTACGATCCTCGCTGTCACCCATATCAGCGATCCGTCAGTGAGCGAGCTTTATAACGTGAGTCTGGTGTACGGACGCTTTTGCGAGCTGGCGGCGCACCGGATAGGCGGCGTCAGTGAGGATGACGCGTTTATCGCCGGGCTGTTCTCACGCCTCGACGCGATTATGGATATCCCGATGGAGACGCTGCTGGAGCAGATTTACGTCTCTAAAGAGGTCAAGAAAGCGCTTCTCAACCGCGAAGGCATTCCAGGAACGCTGGTTCGTCTGTGCGAGGCGTTCGAGCGCGCCGACTGGCTGCAGGTGGTGGTCGTGGCGAAAGAACTTAATCTCACCGAGCGCGATATCATTGATATGACGCATGAAGCCGTGAAGTGGGGCGACACCTTAATCTGA
- a CDS encoding B3/B4 domain-containing protein: protein MKPLKPSIAPAIMQLAPGFRAISIHVIAAPLVDSDAGRRALETACRHVQHDDFPWAQAHLDAWDAVFQAFGAKPKRTPCSAQALRKRVARDGSMPSLDPVVDLYNAISIKYAVPVGGENVAAYQGEPRLVMADGTEAFDTVKAGETVNESPEPGEPVWRDDAGVTCRRWNWRQGVRTRLDSHAQAMWFILECLPPMPEDAASAAARELIDGLTAMMPGAQIVMETLAPG from the coding sequence ATGAAACCGTTAAAACCGTCAATCGCGCCGGCAATCATGCAGCTTGCACCCGGCTTCAGGGCCATCAGTATTCACGTGATTGCCGCACCGCTGGTTGACAGTGATGCAGGGAGAAGGGCGCTGGAGACGGCCTGCCGCCACGTTCAACACGACGATTTTCCGTGGGCGCAGGCGCATCTTGACGCGTGGGACGCCGTGTTTCAGGCCTTCGGCGCTAAACCCAAACGCACGCCGTGCTCGGCGCAGGCGCTGCGCAAACGCGTCGCGCGCGATGGCAGCATGCCGTCTCTCGATCCTGTCGTCGACCTCTATAACGCGATAAGTATCAAATACGCCGTACCCGTTGGCGGTGAAAACGTTGCGGCGTACCAGGGGGAACCGCGCCTGGTGATGGCCGACGGCACGGAAGCTTTCGATACCGTTAAAGCAGGCGAGACAGTAAACGAATCGCCGGAGCCGGGCGAACCGGTATGGCGCGATGACGCAGGCGTAACATGTCGGCGCTGGAACTGGCGGCAGGGCGTGCGTACCCGCCTGGATTCCCACGCGCAGGCGATGTGGTTTATTCTGGAATGCTTGCCGCCGATGCCGGAGGACGCCGCCAGTGCCGCAGCCCGGGAGCTTATCGACGGGTTAACCGCGATGATGCCGGGCGCGCAGATAGTTATGGAAACGCTTGCGCCTGGCTGA
- a CDS encoding PP2C family protein-serine/threonine phosphatase — MPDRQRVLIVDDSTVYRRLLGSMLGKWGYEVLEAVNGEAALDVLATQPVNMVLSDWEMPVMDGLTLCQEIRARFQEHYIYLILLTARESVDDLALGFQAGADDFLSKPVNQSELRARLHAGERILELEATLAARNARLREALTQIESDLQAAAQLQRSVLPGRRMHYDSFFADWLFVPSAYVSGDIFNLFPLDSHLGFYCVDVAGHGVGAAMMSLAVARQFLHGRAVERFLFDGDSVTAPHEVIRILNERFCHDDTEIVSYFTMVYGVIDINTGEGTLCQAGHPTPFITHPDGAITRIGGGGAPVGLLAGLSWDETPFTLRPGDRLCLYSDGITECENPQHEQFGQERLENWLQRHVSSPLDAIFPALHEKLVGWRAGKKGDQVAMADDVSLLIIERSTEGVRDES, encoded by the coding sequence ATGCCTGACAGACAGCGCGTGTTAATTGTTGATGATTCCACCGTTTACCGGCGGCTGCTCGGCAGTATGCTGGGAAAATGGGGCTACGAGGTGCTGGAAGCCGTCAACGGCGAGGCGGCGCTGGACGTGCTCGCCACACAGCCGGTCAATATGGTGTTAAGTGACTGGGAGATGCCGGTGATGGACGGGCTGACGCTCTGCCAGGAGATCCGCGCGCGCTTTCAGGAACACTACATCTACCTGATTTTACTCACCGCGCGCGAAAGCGTGGACGATCTGGCGCTCGGCTTTCAGGCGGGCGCGGATGATTTCCTCAGTAAACCTGTCAACCAGAGCGAGCTGCGCGCCAGGCTGCACGCGGGCGAGCGTATCCTGGAGCTGGAAGCGACGCTCGCGGCCCGCAATGCGCGGCTGCGCGAGGCGCTGACGCAAATCGAAAGCGATCTCCAGGCGGCGGCGCAGCTTCAGCGGTCGGTGCTGCCCGGGCGGCGGATGCACTACGACAGCTTTTTCGCCGACTGGCTGTTTGTCCCGTCGGCCTATGTCTCCGGCGATATCTTCAATCTTTTCCCGCTCGACAGCCATCTTGGCTTTTACTGCGTTGATGTGGCAGGCCACGGCGTGGGCGCGGCGATGATGTCGCTCGCGGTGGCGCGCCAGTTCCTGCACGGGCGCGCGGTAGAGCGCTTTCTGTTTGACGGCGACAGCGTGACCGCGCCGCATGAGGTCATTCGTATCCTCAACGAGCGTTTTTGTCATGACGACACCGAAATTGTCAGCTATTTCACGATGGTCTACGGCGTTATTGATATCAACACCGGGGAGGGCACGCTGTGCCAGGCCGGGCATCCGACGCCGTTTATCACGCACCCCGACGGCGCCATTACACGCATCGGCGGCGGCGGGGCGCCGGTAGGGTTACTGGCGGGCTTAAGCTGGGATGAAACGCCGTTCACGCTGCGCCCCGGCGACCGTCTCTGTCTTTACAGCGACGGCATTACCGAGTGCGAAAATCCGCAGCATGAGCAATTCGGCCAGGAGCGTCTGGAAAACTGGTTACAGCGTCACGTTTCCAGCCCGCTGGATGCTATCTTTCCCGCGCTGCATGAGAAACTTGTCGGCTGGCGCGCCGGGAAGAAGGGCGATCAGGTGGCGATGGCCGATGACGTATCACTGTTAATTATTGAACGCAGTACAGAGGGAGTGCGCGATGAATCTTGA